A portion of the Lolium rigidum isolate FL_2022 chromosome 1, APGP_CSIRO_Lrig_0.1, whole genome shotgun sequence genome contains these proteins:
- the LOC124698494 gene encoding putative cysteine-rich receptor-like protein kinase 20 has translation MASPWDSSSSTPWGTLGQASNVLQLVGVDALGLVSMVVQAALVARRHRDACVRLAQHVELVGSLLGELEVAELMRREATRRPLEQLRCALRRCYALVTACQDCGYLRRLLLGARMADELRAAQHEIDMFIRLIPLIALVDNSTNSRSEADDGVLTVVTDSSNRYTRFPTRALEFTKIRIQATAEICSVGEEPFVGKLDLQEQKIFDIEELVDLCTNIEEACTGFTKFNFFQIVDATDNFSEKRIVGWGGFGTVYKGELPDGVMVAIKRLGEHASVFDFKSELQLAKLQHTNLARLLGWYTHGKEMILVYTFMQNGSLDRYISDKTKGALLDWSKRLKIIAGLTEGLVYLHKGSIIWIVHRDLKPHNILLDYNMNPKISDFGSARALSSEVAEERTSSVTGTSGYKAPEYASRGIYSLKTDVFSFGILVLVIISGRKNTILDKRGDTVGDLVRDAWHMWKDQRLYELVDPALGNRYDIAEITRCAQVALLCAQEDPADRPTITDVAAMLNPESMSLPMEPKQPTALSTGSAGEDAAVSTYMGQTSRTIDVTITSSAPMTTRVRIILGREI, from the exons ATGGCGAGTCCATGGGACAGCTCCTCGAGCACCCCCTGGGGCACACTGGGGCAGGCCTCGAACGTGCTGCAACTGGTCGGCGTGGACGCGCTGGGGCTGGTGTCCATGGTGGTGCAGGCCGCCCTGGTGGCGCGCCGCCACCGGGACGCCTGCGTGCGGCTCGCGCAGCACGTGGAGCTCGTCGGCAGCCTGCTAGGCGAGCTGGAGGTTGCGGAGCTGATGCGGCGGGAAGCCACCAGGCGTCCGCTGGAGCAGCTCCGCTGCGCGCTGAGGCGGTGCTACGCGCTCGTCACGGCGTGCCAAGACTGCGGCTACCTCCGCCGCCTGCTCCTGGGCGCGCGGATGGCCGACGAGCTCCGCGCAGCGCAGCACGAGATTGACATGTTCATCCGCCTCATCCCGCTCATCGCCCTCGTCGACAATTCTACCAACAGTCGTAGTGAG GCTGACGACGGGGTGCTGACTGTAGTCACGGATAGTTCAAATCGTTACACCAG GTTTCCCACAAGAGCTTTGGAGTTCACCAAAATACGCATTCAAGCAACTGCAGAAATTTGCAGTGTTGGAGAAGAACCATTTGTAG GAAAATTGGACCTGCAAGAACAGAAAATCTTCGACATTGAAGAACTTGTTGACCTTTGTACCAATATAGAAGAAGCTTGCACAGGATTCACAAAGTTCAACTTCTTTCAGATAGTGGATGCTACAGACAATTTCTCAGAAAAGAGAATAGTTGGGTGGGGTGGATTTGGTACTGTTTATAAG GGTGAGTTGCCGGATGGAGTTATGGTTGCCATTAAACGGCTTGGTGAGCATGCATCAGTATTTGATTTTAAAAGTGAACTGCAGCTTGCAAAGCTTCAGCATACCAACCTGGCTAGGTTATTAGGGTGGTACACCCACGGGAAAGAAATGATTTTAGTCTATACATTCATGCAAAATGGTTCCTTGGACCGCTACATATCTG ACAAAACAAAAGGAGCATTGCTCGACTGGTCTAAGCGACTCAAGATAATTGCAGGGTTAACAGAGGGCCTTGTTTACCTGCACAAAGGCTCCATCATCTGGATCGTCCATAGAGACTTGAAACCACATAATATCCTCTTGGATTACAACATGAACCCGAAGATATCTGATTTTGGATCAGCTAGAGCACTTAGTTCAGAAGTAGCAGAAGAGCGTACAAGCAGTGTCACGGGCACTAG TGGTTACAAAGCTCCAGAGTATGCATCTCGAGGAATTTACTCGCTGAAGACAGATGTGTTCAGTTTCGGCATCTTGGTTCTGGTGATCATCAGCGGACGAAAGAATACCATACTCGACAAGCGAGGGGATACTGTTGGTGATCTTGTACGAGAT GCCTGGCATATGTGGAAGGACCAAAGGTTGTATGAGCTTGTTGATCCAGCGTTAGGGAACAGGTATGACATCGCTGAGATAACGCGATGCGCTCAGGTGGCGCTGCTTTGTGCTCAGGAAGATCCAGCAGATCGGCCCACCATAACAGATGTTGCTGCAATGCTGAACCCTGAAAGCATGAGCTTACCGATGGAGCCTAAGCAGCCTACGGCGCTGAGTACAGGGAGCGCTGGTGAAGACGCTGCTGTATCGACATATATGGGCCAAACAAGCAGGACAATAGACGTAACCATTACAAGTTCAGCTCCCATGACAACCAGAGTTCGAATCATTCTAGGCCGGGAGATTTGA